The DNA region AAAGTCCTCAAGCCGGTGGCCGACCAATTTTACGGCGACCGCTCGGGTCACTTCGAGGATCCCTACGGCCACACTTGGTCGATCTCGACTCACAAGGAAGACTTGAGCCCCGAAGAGATCGCCCAGCGCATGGGCCAAATGACCAAGGAAGGCAAATCCTGAGCTATCAAGAGTAAAGGAAGCCGCTGCGCTCCAGAAAGCGAAAGTGGCAGCTGAGAGTCCGCTCGGGCGAGGGCAGCCGGAAGGTCATCCCGGCCAAGGCCCGGTGGGTCGCTTGGGATTCCACCACCAGCTCGGTTTCAATGTTGGCCAAGATCCGGATCGGATCGCTGCTCAAATAAGGAAACAGCGGCGCCAAGGGATTCTTCGGCAGCTTGGCCGAAAGCGCCCGCAATTCCTGCAGCCAATCGTCATACGACAGCCGCCGCAGTAAAACGCCGCAATCTTTCAGCAGGGAGAAAATTCCTTCGGCGGTGAGCGGCTGGCCCACGAGGTGGAAGGTGCGGCCCAGCGATCCTTCCTGGCTGGAGAGATAGACCGCGGCTTTCACCACGAAATCCACCGGCACCGCGTAAAAGTTCGCTCGGATCACGGGAGCGCTGCCCAGCAGCAAGCCGCCCTTGAGAATATGGCTGTAGGCGTCGTTCTTGGCCCGGCACATGCCGGCCTCGCTCTCGCCCAAAACTTCGCCCGGCCGGTAAATCGCCACCGGCAAGCCGCGCAGCGCGGCCTGCCGGACTAGCTTCTCGGCCACCCACTTGCTTTCGGCGTAGCCGTTGAGCAGCCCGCGGGGATCCTCGGGCTCGTCCCGCTCCGAAAAGGCCCGGCTGCCCTGGCGGCCGGACAGGGGAAAGATGCCGATGGTCGAAACGTGATGCAAGGCCTTGGGACGCCGGCTGGCGGCGAGACGGATCACCTCCTGGGTCCCCAGGACGTTGGTCGGCTTCAGGTCGCGATAGGAATAAATGAAATTCACCGAGGCCCCGTTGTGATAGACCAGGTCGATTTGCTCGGCGAGCCGGTCGAAGCCTTCCGGCGAAAGCCCGAGCCGAGGCTTGGCGAGATCCCCCACCACCGGAACGATGCGATCGACGAACTCCGGCCGCCAGAGCTGGAAAAACTCCAGGTTCTCCCGGATTCGTTTCAATCCCTGGACCGGATCGCGGGCCCGAACCATGCAGTGAATCCGGCCATGGCTCCGGTCCAGCAATTCCCTCAAGAAAAAGGCTCCCAGAAATCCGGTGGCGCCGGTGAGGAAAATTTCCTTGGCTTCGGCGAAGCTTTTGGCCGAGCCGGGGGCGACGGCGATGCCGGGGTCCAGCACGGCCTCGGCGGCCAAATCGGGCGGCGACGAAGCCGCCGAGGACCCGGCGCGCCATTTGGCGGCGAGCCCCTCCAGCAATTCGCGGAGACTGGCCGCCTCGAACAGCTCGGAGACGGTGAAAGGGACTCCCAGGCCTTTCTCCACTCGCGAGGAAAACTCGACCGCCGCCAGTGAATCCAGTCCATAAGCCGGCAAAGGCAGATCCAAGTCCAGGTCCCAAGCCCGAACCCCCAGAATCGCGGCCATTTGCTGAGCCACCCACTCCTTCAACTCGCCTTCATCGACCGGAACGATCCGCTCGGCCGGAGCCGAAGCCAAGGACTCCTCTTCCGCCCGAAGGCGCGATTCCGCCAACAGCTCGAGGCCGCCATTGAGGAAGGCCTGGCCGGCGGCGCGGCGTTGAACCTTTTTGGTCACGGTGCGCGGCAAGGTCCCGGGCTTGACGAGCCCGAAGGCCGCCACCCGCAGTTGATGGTCCAGCGAAATGGCCTCGCGAACGTTCCGGAGGATTTGCTCATGAACCGAGGCTTGCTCCTTCGCGCATTCGAAGACCAAACCCACCGCCTCGCCCTCGGGCCCTTCCATCGCAAATGCCGCACCGGCTTGGCCCCGCAGCGCCGGATGGGCCCGCTCGGCCGTCGTCTCGAGATCGAGCGGATAATGGTTGACGCCCCGGACGATGATCAGCTCCTTGAGCCGACCGTTGAGGAAAAGCTCGCCGTCCTTCAAGAGCCCAAGGTCGCCGGTCCGGAGGAAAGGACCCTCGCCGTTGGCCAACCGGGCCCCGAAGACTTTTTCGCTTTCGGCCTCGCGTTTCCAGTACCCGTCGGCCATGCAAGGGCCGGCTGCCCAAACCTCACCGACCTCGCCGGGAGCCTTCGCCAGCGCCGTCGACGGATCCACGATGCGCAGATCGACTTCGGGCAAGGGCCGGCCGCAGCTCACCAAGGACCCCCGGATCGAGGGCGCGACTCCCGGCTCGCCCACCGTCAGCATCAGCCCCGATTCGGTGAGCCCATAGGACGGGAGAAAGGCTTCGGGGCGAAAGCCTCGCGGTCCGAAGGCTTCGGCGAAACGGCGCAGGGTTTGAGCGCGCACCGGCTCGCCGCCGTTGAGAGCGATCTGCCAGCAGCTCAGATCCAGCCCAACCCGCTCCTCGGGCCCGATCCTTTGCACGCAAAGGTCATAGGCGAAATTGGGCGCGCCGCTGGAGCGGGCCCGGTGGCGCGTGATGGCCTTGAGCCAAAGCAGCGGCTGGGCCAGGAAAAGCAGCGGCGAGAAGAAGACGTTGCAAGATTCGAGGTAGACCGGCATCAGCAGGCCCAAGGTCAAGCCGGAGATATGATAGGGCGGCGCCCAGGTGACGCCCTTCTCCTCGCGATGTTCCCCCTGGTAGAGACCGGCCAAGATCTCCAACTGAGCCAGCAGGCTGCCGTGGCCGAGCATCACGCCCTTGGGCTCGCCGGTGGAGCCCGAGGTATACATGAGCAGCGCCAAATCCCGGGGTTCCGGCGCCGGATCTCGCCACTCCCGGGCCAGAGCCTCATCGACCTCGTCGCTGCCGAGCCAGTGCAGGTCCCCGAGCGCGGGGGCGAATTGAAAAAACATCTCCTTCATGGACATGACGAAGCGATTGCTCAGCACCACTCCGGCTTGGGAGTCGGAGACGCAGGCCAGGAAACGGCCCAGGGTCTGAGCCAGGCGCTCGGGCTCCGGCGGAAAGAGCGGCACCGCAGTGAAGCCGCCGTAGAAGCAGGCGAAAAGCCCGACGATGAAATCGGGCCCCGGCGGATAGAGCAAGAGGATCCGGTCGCCGGGCTTGGCGATGGCGCGGAGGGCGACGGCGACCGCCCGGGCCCGGCGGTCCAATTCGCCGTAGCCAAGCGGGATCTCGGTGGTCTCCCCATCCGGCAGATAAATGTAGGCGGGACGTTCCGGCGATTTCTCGGCCGGCGACCGAAGCATCTCGGCCAAATTGCGGTATTTCATGCCACCCCCTCCGGGGAATTTTGCTCTTTCCCTGAGCCAAGGTCAAATCCTCAGGGCCTCGACCTTATCGACGTTGAGGGCGATCCCGCCATGGTCGTCCTCCACCCGTCCCAAGACCCAGAACGGCTCGCGGCGATTGAGCAGCGGGCCGTTCCGGCGGTAGGAGGCCGGGAAGAAGGTGGTCTCGTAAATCCCGGTCAGGTCCTCGAAGGTCATGAACTCCATCAACTCCTGGCGCTTGGTCGAAACCACCTTGCCGGTGATGAGCCAACCGACCATCCGAATCCTCTTTCCGACGTGCTCGGCCATGCAGCGGGCCGCGACGTGGGGAACTTTGTCGATCGCTTCGCGGTAAAGGCTCATCGGATGGCGCGAGGCCATCAGGCCCAGGGTCTCGAGCTCGTCCTCGATCTTGCGAGCCGGCGAATAATCGGCTTCCGCCGGAACCCAAGCTTCAGGCCGGGCAAAGGGTAGATGGCCGCCGCCTTCACGCAGCGGCCGCCAAAGCTGGAGGAGCTTCCACATCAATTGCGGCCGGGTCAGCCCCTGAGCCAGCGAATCGAAACAGCCCGCTCGGATCAAAATCTTCAGATCCGACAGATCACCGGGAACCCGGCGCAGGAAATCCTCGAGCGAAGCGTAGGCCCCGCGGGCCTTTCTTTCTTCGAGCAGCCTTTCGATGAATTTTTCGGGCACGCCCTTGAGCTGCATCAAGCCCACCCGGAGCTCGCGGTCCCGGCCCCGGTACTCCTTTTGGGAGGCATTGATGTCCGGCGGCAGGATCGTCAGCCCCAAACGCCGCGCCTCCGAAAGATAGGCCGAGGTCGAGTAGAAACCGCCGCCGTTGGAGATCACCGCCGCGATGAACTCGGCCGGATAATGGGCCCGCAGGTAGGCCGCTTGGAAGGAAACCAGGGCGTAGGAAGCGCTGTGGGGCTTGCAGAAGCTGTAACCGGCGAAGCTCTCGATCATCCGCCAAGCGGCCTCGATCACCGCCTCGCCGACCCCGCGCTCCCGGGCGCCGGCGTAAAAGTTGACCCGGTAAGCGCCGAGCCATTTTTCGGGCCGCTTCTTGGAGAGGGCCTTGCGCAGGCCGTCGCCGTCGACGGCATTGAAGCCGGCCAGGGCCATCGCGGTCTTGGTGACGTCCTCTTGATAGACCATCAGGCCGTAGCTCTCGTCCAAGATCTCCTGCAGCAAGGGATGGAGCGGGTCCCAGGGCTTGCCGTGGAGCCGCTCGACGTATTCATTGATGTAACGGTAAGAAGCCGGCCGGATGATCGAGCTGTGGATGACGATGTGCTCGTAGTCCCCCACTCCGGCCTTTTGCTGGAGCTGCCGCATCGCCGGCGACTCGATGTAGAAGACGCCGATGCTGTCGCCCTTGGCCAGCATGGCCTGAGTCGCCGGGTCCTCGGTGGGATCGAGCTCGGCGTAGTCGATCCGGGTCCCGGTGTTGGATTCGACCGCGCCGAGGGCGTCGCGCACGACGGCCAGCGAGCGATTTCCTAGGATATCGATCTTGACCAAGCCGAAGTCCTCGGTCTGATCCTTTTCCCATTGCAGGATGTTGACGCCCTTGGGCGCCGGCTGAAGCGGCACGTAATTCCGCAGGTCGTCGGGCACGATGACGACGCCGCCGGCATGCACCGAGAGATATTGCGGGATCTCGGTCAGGGCCCCGGCGGCGGCGAAAATTTCGTCCCAAGGCTTGGGGTAGGCCCGGGGCGGGAAACGGAACCATTTCTCGGTCACCTGGGTGATTTGGGAGTCGGAGAAACCGTAAACCTTGGCCAGCTCCCGCACCGCCGAGGGAAACTGCAGCCGGACGTGATTCGAGACCATCGCCGCCCGGTAAGGCCCGTATTTTTTGAAAATGTAATCGAGGATGGCGTCGCGCTCGTCCCAGGGGAAATCGATGTCGGCGTCGGGCGGATCGCGCCGGCTGGGATTGAGGAAGCGCTCGAAGAAGAGGTTGTGCTTGATCGGATCGACGTGGGTGATGCCGAGGCAGTAGGAGACGATGCTCGCCGCCACCGAGCCCCGGCCGCAGGTCCGCGGGGCCTGCCGCACGATGTCGTCGACGACCAGGAAGTAGTGGCTGAAACCCTTGCCGCGGATGATCTCGAGCTCGTATTCGATCCGTCGGCGGACCTTCTCGCTGAGCTCGCCGTAGCGCCGGCGGGCGCCTTGGTAGCACTTCCAGCGCAGGGTGAAATAGGCTTCGGGCCCCGAAAATCTTTCATAAGGCGGAAAGACGGTCTCGCCCAGCCGCCAATTCCCCTCCAGCTCCTCGGCCAAGCGGCCGGCGTTCTCCACCGCTTCGGGAGCGTAGG from bacterium includes:
- a CDS encoding thioester reductase domain-containing protein, which produces MKYRNLAEMLRSPAEKSPERPAYIYLPDGETTEIPLGYGELDRRARAVAVALRAIAKPGDRILLLYPPGPDFIVGLFACFYGGFTAVPLFPPEPERLAQTLGRFLACVSDSQAGVVLSNRFVMSMKEMFFQFAPALGDLHWLGSDEVDEALAREWRDPAPEPRDLALLMYTSGSTGEPKGVMLGHGSLLAQLEILAGLYQGEHREEKGVTWAPPYHISGLTLGLLMPVYLESCNVFFSPLLFLAQPLLWLKAITRHRARSSGAPNFAYDLCVQRIGPEERVGLDLSCWQIALNGGEPVRAQTLRRFAEAFGPRGFRPEAFLPSYGLTESGLMLTVGEPGVAPSIRGSLVSCGRPLPEVDLRIVDPSTALAKAPGEVGEVWAAGPCMADGYWKREAESEKVFGARLANGEGPFLRTGDLGLLKDGELFLNGRLKELIIVRGVNHYPLDLETTAERAHPALRGQAGAAFAMEGPEGEAVGLVFECAKEQASVHEQILRNVREAISLDHQLRVAAFGLVKPGTLPRTVTKKVQRRAAGQAFLNGGLELLAESRLRAEEESLASAPAERIVPVDEGELKEWVAQQMAAILGVRAWDLDLDLPLPAYGLDSLAAVEFSSRVEKGLGVPFTVSELFEAASLRELLEGLAAKWRAGSSAASSPPDLAAEAVLDPGIAVAPGSAKSFAEAKEIFLTGATGFLGAFFLRELLDRSHGRIHCMVRARDPVQGLKRIRENLEFFQLWRPEFVDRIVPVVGDLAKPRLGLSPEGFDRLAEQIDLVYHNGASVNFIYSYRDLKPTNVLGTQEVIRLAASRRPKALHHVSTIGIFPLSGRQGSRAFSERDEPEDPRGLLNGYAESKWVAEKLVRQAALRGLPVAIYRPGEVLGESEAGMCRAKNDAYSHILKGGLLLGSAPVIRANFYAVPVDFVVKAAVYLSSQEGSLGRTFHLVGQPLTAEGIFSLLKDCGVLLRRLSYDDWLQELRALSAKLPKNPLAPLFPYLSSDPIRILANIETELVVESQATHRALAGMTFRLPSPERTLSCHFRFLERSGFLYS
- a CDS encoding DNA polymerase III subunit alpha, with product MTKFTHLHCHSYYSLLRGTMNIETLCSHAQALGMKSLALTDVDGLYGWVEFVQCCRDFGLRPLCGVDLRAPDGRAVLLAKNGLGYSRICRLISDKHLDPSFSLKKSLREDRGQLAVLSRDLSLLAEVAESTGSADLHVELLPLEENLPQLRFAREHGLKTVASNDVYFLRPSDHPNHRWLRAIDNNTKLSRLGPADEVVAERRFLCEEEWMRAKLSYAPEAVENAGRLAEELEGNWRLGETVFPPYERFSGPEAYFTLRWKCYQGARRRYGELSEKVRRRIEYELEIIRGKGFSHYFLVVDDIVRQAPRTCGRGSVAASIVSYCLGITHVDPIKHNLFFERFLNPSRRDPPDADIDFPWDERDAILDYIFKKYGPYRAAMVSNHVRLQFPSAVRELAKVYGFSDSQITQVTEKWFRFPPRAYPKPWDEIFAAAGALTEIPQYLSVHAGGVVIVPDDLRNYVPLQPAPKGVNILQWEKDQTEDFGLVKIDILGNRSLAVVRDALGAVESNTGTRIDYAELDPTEDPATQAMLAKGDSIGVFYIESPAMRQLQQKAGVGDYEHIVIHSSIIRPASYRYINEYVERLHGKPWDPLHPLLQEILDESYGLMVYQEDVTKTAMALAGFNAVDGDGLRKALSKKRPEKWLGAYRVNFYAGARERGVGEAVIEAAWRMIESFAGYSFCKPHSASYALVSFQAAYLRAHYPAEFIAAVISNGGGFYSTSAYLSEARRLGLTILPPDINASQKEYRGRDRELRVGLMQLKGVPEKFIERLLEERKARGAYASLEDFLRRVPGDLSDLKILIRAGCFDSLAQGLTRPQLMWKLLQLWRPLREGGGHLPFARPEAWVPAEADYSPARKIEDELETLGLMASRHPMSLYREAIDKVPHVAARCMAEHVGKRIRMVGWLITGKVVSTKRQELMEFMTFEDLTGIYETTFFPASYRRNGPLLNRREPFWVLGRVEDDHGGIALNVDKVEALRI